A single region of the Elizabethkingia sp. JS20170427COW genome encodes:
- the dacB gene encoding D-alanyl-D-alanine carboxypeptidase/D-alanyl-D-alanine-endopeptidase, which translates to MTIKKIISAQFILFSAFICAQTSVPDDYLRAGYGTDISGSALSAKEILLTPKEQLTQEISVLQQDPVLRYAHWGYAVYDPKTKKLITGYNESVPLKPASTTKLLTTDTAYSIFGTKYQWITQLEYSGILSEEGVLDGNLYIVGSGDPSLGSTQSGASSYWAIVTEYKDAIRNAGIKRIKGNIIIQSGVFKTQNMLLPPHIVWMEHNNYYLPVGNTQDVKPEDERSVIREKGPLSTTKRYFYISPYTQKAAYTDSFQAISSLSGKLPSAPAYLANQLRSSLLKSGISVGSVITKTIDDSPEERVFLASTKSPNLEDLIYFTNQTSNNKMAEALLHISGFYQNGDFGLESGKEAIYNHLKKLDFDFNGLSFIDGSGLSHSHRVTPIAQVKFLAHLMEQPYFKSYFESLPIAGHTGTLKNMFVYNEANGQIFAKTGTLNKVKTLAGYIKTKSGRTLTFSLLINDYSGSVAQVKKKMEELLQPTLNL; encoded by the coding sequence ATGACAATCAAGAAAATTATATCAGCTCAATTTATACTGTTTTCAGCTTTTATTTGTGCTCAAACTTCAGTTCCTGATGATTATTTAAGAGCTGGATATGGAACGGATATTTCTGGATCAGCACTATCAGCAAAAGAAATATTGTTAACGCCTAAAGAGCAGTTAACCCAAGAGATTTCGGTATTACAACAAGATCCAGTATTGCGTTATGCACATTGGGGATATGCGGTGTACGATCCTAAAACCAAGAAGTTAATTACAGGGTATAACGAGTCCGTTCCTTTAAAGCCAGCATCTACAACCAAGTTGTTAACAACAGATACAGCGTATTCTATTTTTGGAACGAAATACCAATGGATCACTCAGCTGGAATATTCTGGGATTCTTTCAGAAGAAGGAGTGCTGGATGGCAATTTGTATATTGTGGGCAGTGGCGATCCTAGTTTAGGCTCCACACAATCCGGGGCGTCTTCTTATTGGGCAATAGTTACCGAATATAAAGATGCTATTAGAAATGCAGGTATTAAAAGGATTAAGGGAAATATCATCATTCAGAGTGGGGTGTTTAAAACACAAAATATGTTATTGCCTCCCCACATCGTATGGATGGAGCATAATAACTATTACCTCCCTGTTGGGAATACCCAAGATGTGAAGCCAGAAGATGAGAGATCTGTTATCAGAGAAAAAGGGCCTTTATCAACTACAAAGAGGTATTTTTATATTTCTCCTTATACCCAAAAGGCAGCTTATACAGATAGTTTTCAGGCGATTTCATCTCTTTCAGGAAAGTTACCTTCAGCTCCAGCTTATTTAGCTAATCAGTTGAGATCTTCTCTGCTGAAAAGCGGAATTTCCGTAGGCTCAGTGATAACAAAAACTATAGATGATTCTCCTGAAGAAAGGGTTTTCTTGGCAAGCACCAAGTCTCCTAATTTGGAAGATTTAATTTATTTTACCAACCAGACGAGTAATAATAAAATGGCTGAAGCTTTATTGCATATTTCAGGCTTTTATCAGAATGGAGATTTTGGGTTAGAGTCAGGAAAAGAAGCTATCTATAATCATTTGAAAAAATTAGATTTCGATTTTAATGGATTAAGCTTTATCGATGGCAGTGGTCTATCTCATAGCCATAGGGTAACTCCTATTGCACAGGTGAAGTTTTTAGCTCACCTAATGGAGCAACCTTATTTTAAAAGTTATTTTGAATCCCTTCCCATTGCAGGGCATACAGGGACTTTGAAGAATATGTTTGTGTACAATGAAGCCAACGGCCAGATATTTGCCAAAACGGGAACTCTTAACAAAGTGAAAACTTTGGCGGGATATATCAAGACCAAATCTGGTAGGACTTTAACATTCTCTTTATTGATTAATGACTATAGTGGTTCTGTAGCTCAGGTAAAGAAGAAAATGGAGGAACTGTTGCAGCCTACTCTTAATTTGTAA
- a CDS encoding undecaprenyl-diphosphate phosphatase, whose product MDLLHAIIIAIVEGLTEFLPISSTAHMGFTANLMGIEESEFLKMFQVSIQFGAILAVVIAYGKKFFNFSSFDFYIKLAIAVIPALVLGKLFDDKIEAVLGNQIAISSVLILGGVVLLFADSWFKNPKIDDEKEVSIKKGLIIGFWQCLAMMPGTSRSAASIIGGMTQGLSRKAAAEFSFFLAVPTMLAVTVYSVFVKTWGEGTAHAAKGYEMLLQSNDHLMLFFVGNIVAFITAWIAIKSFIAFLNKYGFRPWGVYRIVVGIGLLIYFYTA is encoded by the coding sequence ATGGATTTATTACATGCTATTATTATAGCTATTGTTGAAGGACTAACAGAGTTTTTACCAATTTCATCTACCGCCCATATGGGCTTTACCGCTAACTTAATGGGGATTGAGGAGTCTGAATTTTTAAAAATGTTTCAAGTTTCCATTCAGTTTGGAGCTATCCTCGCAGTGGTTATCGCTTATGGGAAAAAGTTTTTTAACTTCTCTAGTTTTGATTTCTACATTAAACTAGCCATTGCGGTTATCCCAGCTTTAGTTTTAGGAAAATTATTCGATGATAAAATAGAAGCTGTTTTAGGAAACCAAATTGCAATTTCCAGTGTTTTAATTTTAGGAGGTGTTGTTTTGTTATTTGCAGACTCTTGGTTTAAAAACCCGAAAATTGATGATGAAAAAGAAGTTAGCATCAAAAAAGGATTAATTATTGGTTTTTGGCAATGTTTAGCCATGATGCCAGGAACCAGTAGAAGTGCCGCTTCTATTATTGGAGGGATGACGCAAGGTTTATCCAGAAAAGCAGCAGCTGAGTTTTCCTTTTTTTTAGCAGTTCCTACAATGCTTGCAGTTACAGTATATTCGGTATTTGTAAAGACCTGGGGAGAAGGTACTGCACACGCAGCAAAAGGTTATGAAATGTTATTGCAGTCTAACGATCATTTAATGCTATTTTTTGTAGGAAATATTGTTGCCTTTATTACTGCTTGGATTGCTATAAAATCATTTATCGCCTTTCTTAACAAATATGGGTTCCGCCCTTGGGGGGTGTATAGAATTGTAGTAGGAATCGGACTTTTGATTTATTTTTATACTGCATAA
- a CDS encoding HD domain-containing protein, protein MNKEELLHKAIKIACRAHKGQKDKYDMAYINHVLRVSNMGKTMDEKIVGALHDVVEDSDIDLADLIDEGFPPHIVEAVRCITKVSDDEDYEMLIQRIETSPLAIAVKINDLADNMDLKRMPRLLEKGDLKRFNKYIKYYRYLTEKY, encoded by the coding sequence ATGAATAAAGAAGAGTTATTACATAAAGCCATAAAAATTGCTTGCAGAGCCCACAAAGGGCAGAAAGATAAATACGACATGGCTTACATTAATCACGTATTGAGGGTTTCCAACATGGGAAAGACCATGGATGAGAAAATTGTTGGAGCTCTCCATGATGTTGTTGAAGATTCAGATATCGACCTTGCCGACCTTATCGATGAGGGGTTTCCTCCCCATATTGTAGAAGCAGTAAGATGTATTACAAAAGTTTCTGATGATGAGGATTACGAAATGCTTATCCAACGTATTGAGACCTCTCCCCTAGCCATTGCTGTAAAAATAAATGATCTTGCCGACAATATGGATCTTAAAAGAATGCCCCGCTTATTGGAAAAAGGAGATCTGAAAAGGTTTAACAAGTACATCAAGTATTACCGATACCTTACAGAAAAATATTAA
- the priA gene encoding primosomal protein N' — translation MDYAQIILPLNVKGTYTYKIPEDLTEKVEVGMRVVIPFGGKKLYTGIVAEIHSREPENFLPKEIIALLDQQAILPQGQLNFWQWISQYYLCNIGEIYRFAFPSSMKLESETYVKRNEAVEADYQMLEANEIYLLQALEVKSIINIQELEAFIPRKEIMKTLNSLIDARLILIDEKISEKYKAKEISYLKLKDGLLGTPNLTVVLSSLSRAVKQKALLLKLIDRLTSGENYVRKSEIMEEGTFTSSHLKPLIEKGIVEEFLLQKDRLDTYDGDLEMIEKLSLAQQQALSEIRQVFSEKEVALLHGVTGSGKTHLYIEEIEEYLSKGKNVLMLFPEVGLTKQITQRLEKKYGKVLGFYHSKLTDFEKVEVWKKVKNNELKIILGTRHALFLPFQNLGLVIVDEEHDGQYRSTAVQPYFNAKDSAIMLARFYHAKTILGSATPSVEMYYAALQGKVGLVELLERYGESTLPKVTYINYKEAQGLKTTKGNFTNELVERIQTELDKKKQVIILHNRRGYANVIECETCGYAQYCSNCDVVMTYHKITNELKCHYCGHRSAVLSQCPSCHSDKLTSKGLGIQQLEEEVQRLFPEAKIGRMDLDSMRSKFAYEHFFEQVENRTLDIIIGTQMVSKGLDFDNVDLVVVPKTDAMLHVQDFRAEEKAYQLLTQMSGRAGRTTTSGEMVLQTYNPEQRIFDNLLKKGNKIYEYFISERRKFLYPPFVKLIFIELKHRREDKVERAALFLGAVLRKYLPEECILGPEKAQIFKINNLFQYQVLLKLPKGKKYQFYKSMVLKAKEEFDLVDGYESVKLQVFVDF, via the coding sequence ATGGACTACGCACAAATTATTTTACCTCTTAATGTTAAAGGAACATACACTTATAAAATTCCAGAAGATCTTACCGAAAAGGTAGAAGTTGGGATGAGGGTGGTAATCCCTTTCGGAGGTAAGAAGCTCTACACGGGAATTGTTGCGGAAATCCACTCACGAGAACCAGAAAACTTTCTTCCCAAAGAGATAATAGCTCTGTTGGATCAACAAGCGATTCTCCCACAAGGGCAGTTGAATTTTTGGCAATGGATTTCCCAATACTACCTTTGCAATATTGGAGAAATCTATCGTTTTGCTTTTCCTTCGTCCATGAAATTGGAAAGTGAAACTTACGTAAAAAGAAATGAAGCTGTAGAAGCCGACTATCAAATGTTAGAAGCTAATGAGATTTATCTTCTGCAAGCTTTGGAAGTAAAAAGCATTATTAATATTCAGGAATTAGAAGCTTTTATACCCCGTAAGGAAATTATGAAAACTTTGAATTCTTTAATAGATGCTAGACTTATTCTTATCGATGAAAAAATTTCAGAGAAATATAAAGCAAAGGAAATTTCTTATTTAAAATTGAAAGATGGGCTTTTAGGAACGCCCAATCTTACAGTGGTGCTCTCCTCCCTTAGTAGAGCTGTAAAGCAAAAGGCTCTATTACTAAAGCTCATAGATAGACTAACTTCAGGGGAGAATTATGTGAGGAAATCCGAGATTATGGAAGAAGGCACTTTTACTTCTTCTCATTTAAAACCATTGATAGAAAAAGGAATTGTAGAGGAATTTCTCTTACAGAAAGATAGGCTAGATACCTATGATGGAGATTTGGAGATGATTGAAAAACTGAGCCTAGCACAACAACAAGCTCTATCGGAAATCAGACAAGTTTTTTCTGAAAAAGAAGTAGCCTTATTACATGGAGTAACAGGTTCAGGAAAAACCCATCTTTATATAGAGGAGATAGAAGAATATCTTTCTAAGGGTAAAAACGTATTGATGCTTTTCCCAGAAGTTGGTTTAACCAAACAAATCACACAAAGATTAGAAAAAAAATACGGAAAAGTATTGGGCTTTTACCATTCTAAACTTACCGATTTCGAGAAGGTAGAAGTCTGGAAAAAGGTGAAAAATAATGAACTGAAAATAATTTTAGGGACTCGCCATGCTTTGTTTTTGCCTTTTCAAAATTTAGGTTTGGTAATTGTAGATGAGGAGCATGATGGCCAGTATCGTTCTACAGCAGTACAGCCGTATTTTAATGCTAAAGATTCAGCAATAATGCTTGCTAGGTTTTATCACGCAAAAACCATTTTGGGAAGTGCTACTCCTTCTGTGGAAATGTATTATGCAGCTTTGCAGGGGAAGGTAGGTTTGGTAGAGTTGCTAGAGCGCTATGGTGAGAGTACTTTACCGAAGGTAACCTATATTAACTATAAAGAAGCTCAAGGGCTAAAAACTACTAAAGGGAATTTCACTAATGAGCTGGTAGAAAGGATTCAAACAGAATTGGATAAGAAAAAACAAGTAATTATCCTACACAACCGAAGAGGTTATGCCAATGTTATTGAATGTGAAACTTGTGGATATGCCCAGTATTGTAGTAATTGTGATGTGGTGATGACTTACCACAAAATAACTAATGAACTGAAGTGTCATTACTGTGGACATCGTTCAGCAGTGCTAAGCCAGTGTCCTTCATGTCATTCGGATAAACTAACTTCTAAAGGCTTGGGAATACAGCAGTTGGAAGAAGAAGTGCAGCGTTTGTTTCCCGAAGCAAAAATAGGTAGAATGGATCTGGATAGTATGAGATCTAAGTTCGCCTATGAGCATTTTTTTGAACAAGTGGAAAATAGAACTCTAGATATTATTATCGGAACCCAAATGGTATCCAAAGGTTTGGATTTCGATAATGTAGATTTAGTGGTAGTGCCTAAAACAGATGCTATGCTTCATGTTCAGGATTTTAGAGCAGAAGAAAAAGCTTACCAACTACTCACTCAGATGAGTGGTAGAGCAGGGCGGACAACTACTTCAGGGGAGATGGTTCTCCAGACTTATAACCCAGAGCAAAGGATATTTGATAATTTATTAAAGAAAGGAAATAAGATATATGAATACTTTATTTCCGAAAGAAGGAAATTTTTATACCCTCCTTTTGTAAAATTGATTTTTATTGAGTTAAAGCATCGCAGAGAAGATAAGGTAGAAAGAGCTGCTTTGTTTTTAGGTGCTGTTTTAAGAAAATATTTACCAGAAGAATGTATCTTAGGCCCCGAAAAAGCTCAGATTTTTAAGATTAACAACCTCTTCCAATATCAAGTTTTATTAAAACTTCCGAAAGGAAAAAAATACCAGTTTTATAAATCTATGGTGTTGAAAGCAAAAGAAGAATTTGATTTAGTAGATGGTTATGAAAGCGTTAAACTACAGGTTTTTGTTGATTTTTAA
- the kbl gene encoding glycine C-acetyltransferase — MISSKFLESLQNELAQIDADGLYKRERIITSSQSAEIVANGKKLLNFCANNYLGLANHPEIVKASQEVMNSHGYGMASVRFICGTQDIHKNLEKKISEFLGTEDTILYAACFDANGGVFEPLFTDQDAIISDELNHASIIDGVRLCKAARYRYKNNNMEDLEAQLIAANEKGHRFKIIVTDGVFSMDGIVADLKGVCDLADKYDALVMVDDSHATGFIGKTGRGTHEANGVMGRVDIITSTLGKALGGALGGFTSGKKEIIDMLRQRSRPYLFSNSLAPGIVGAATKLLEMISEDTSRRDIVMANAEYFRTKMKEAGFDIPEGDAAIVPVMLYDAKLSQQMADKLLEEGIYVIGFFYPVVPKGKARIRVQLSAAHTQEHLDKAIAAFTKVGKELGVIQ; from the coding sequence ATGATTAGTTCAAAATTCTTAGAAAGCCTTCAAAATGAGTTGGCACAGATAGATGCAGATGGTCTATATAAAAGAGAGAGAATCATCACCTCTTCTCAAAGTGCAGAAATTGTTGCTAACGGAAAAAAATTGCTAAACTTTTGCGCCAATAATTATTTAGGATTAGCCAATCACCCAGAAATCGTAAAAGCATCTCAAGAAGTGATGAATAGCCATGGTTATGGTATGGCTTCTGTACGTTTTATTTGTGGGACTCAAGATATCCATAAAAATTTAGAGAAAAAGATTTCAGAATTTTTAGGTACCGAAGATACTATTTTATACGCAGCATGTTTTGATGCTAATGGTGGGGTGTTCGAGCCTCTGTTCACCGATCAAGATGCTATCATTTCAGATGAGTTAAACCATGCATCTATTATTGATGGGGTAAGACTTTGTAAAGCGGCACGTTATCGTTACAAAAACAATAATATGGAGGACCTAGAAGCTCAGCTAATTGCTGCGAATGAAAAAGGTCATCGTTTTAAAATCATCGTTACCGATGGTGTTTTCTCTATGGATGGTATTGTTGCTGACTTAAAAGGAGTTTGCGACTTAGCAGATAAATACGATGCTTTGGTAATGGTGGACGATTCTCACGCAACAGGATTTATTGGTAAAACAGGGCGTGGTACTCATGAAGCCAATGGCGTAATGGGTAGAGTGGATATTATTACTTCTACTTTAGGAAAAGCATTAGGAGGAGCATTAGGAGGATTTACTTCAGGTAAGAAAGAAATTATTGATATGCTTCGTCAGCGTTCACGTCCATATTTATTCTCTAACTCTTTAGCACCTGGTATTGTGGGAGCAGCTACCAAATTGCTAGAGATGATTTCTGAAGATACTTCTAGAAGAGATATTGTAATGGCAAATGCAGAGTACTTCCGTACCAAAATGAAAGAAGCAGGTTTTGATATTCCTGAAGGAGATGCAGCGATTGTCCCTGTAATGTTATATGACGCAAAACTTTCTCAACAAATGGCAGACAAGCTATTAGAAGAAGGTATTTATGTAATCGGTTTCTTCTATCCTGTAGTACCTAAAGGTAAAGCTAGGATCAGAGTTCAACTATCTGCGGCACACACCCAAGAGCATTTGGATAAAGCAATTGCGGCATTTACTAAAGTTGGTAAAGAATTAGGGGTAATCCAATAG
- the truB gene encoding tRNA pseudouridine(55) synthase TruB encodes MSFSAEDVQNGKILLVDKPLDWTSFNAVNKIKWKLKREFHLKKIKVGHAGTLDPKATGLLIVCTGKATKLIPQIQDAPKEYWAEIKLGFETESYDTEKPEINPKDISGIDEAKVIEALAKFEGEIDQKPPIFSALKVDGKRAYDLARAGEEVEIKTRKITIHHIDRVKVDLPYVSFYVGCSKGTYIRSLAHDIGKELSVGAYLTQLRRTKIGDYSIEDANPDYLEAEYRFGEPTDAQV; translated from the coding sequence ATGAGCTTTTCAGCAGAAGATGTACAAAACGGAAAAATATTATTAGTAGACAAACCTTTAGATTGGACTTCATTTAACGCCGTAAATAAGATAAAATGGAAGTTAAAAAGAGAGTTCCACTTAAAAAAAATAAAAGTAGGTCATGCAGGGACTTTAGACCCAAAAGCAACAGGATTATTAATCGTATGTACCGGAAAGGCTACAAAGTTAATCCCCCAGATACAAGATGCTCCTAAAGAATATTGGGCAGAAATAAAATTAGGTTTTGAAACCGAATCCTACGATACTGAAAAACCAGAAATTAATCCTAAAGATATTAGCGGAATTGATGAGGCTAAAGTTATAGAGGCATTGGCTAAATTTGAAGGAGAAATAGATCAAAAGCCACCTATTTTTTCAGCTTTAAAAGTTGATGGTAAAAGAGCTTATGACCTAGCACGAGCAGGCGAAGAGGTAGAAATTAAAACTCGAAAAATTACGATCCATCATATTGATAGAGTAAAAGTAGATTTACCTTATGTGTCCTTTTATGTAGGATGCTCTAAAGGAACATATATCCGAAGTTTAGCTCACGATATAGGAAAAGAGCTAAGCGTAGGGGCTTATCTTACTCAGCTGAGAAGAACTAAAATAGGAGATTATAGCATAGAAGATGCGAATCCTGATTATCTGGAAGCAGAATATCGCTTTGGTGAGCCTACTGATGCACAAGTGTAA
- the aroB gene encoding 3-dehydroquinate synthase, with protein sequence MISFLDDNFSLLNQYISENQPSLLLILVDENTHEHCLPTLLGNLETDIPFEIIEIEPGEEVKNIETATLLWEVLTDFGTDRNALMINLGGGVITDMGGFVASTYKRGIKFINIPTTLLAMVDASIGGKTGIDHGFYKNIVGTFSLPEKIFAYPKFLQTLEFTQLRSGFAEMLKHGLIASESHWNNLKNIELTPENLEAFVVDSMNVKQQVVEADFKEKNLRKTLNFGHTIGHAIESLFLQAEHTIPHGEAVTAGMVMEAHLSFSSQLISKEILDEITNTIFKVYPQLPIEEFDKNDIFNLMLNDKKNIGGKIKFSIIDAIGHCLYDYEVSRAQIDEAIDYYVAIEQ encoded by the coding sequence ATGATTAGCTTTTTAGACGACAATTTCAGCTTACTGAATCAATACATCTCCGAAAATCAACCGAGTTTGTTATTGATTTTAGTAGATGAAAATACGCATGAGCACTGTTTACCAACTCTTTTAGGAAATTTAGAAACCGACATCCCTTTTGAAATTATTGAAATAGAACCTGGAGAAGAAGTAAAAAATATAGAAACTGCTACTCTACTTTGGGAAGTGCTTACGGATTTTGGCACCGATAGAAATGCTTTAATGATAAACCTTGGTGGTGGCGTTATTACCGATATGGGAGGTTTTGTTGCCTCAACTTATAAAAGGGGAATTAAATTTATCAATATCCCTACTACTTTACTTGCCATGGTGGACGCTTCTATTGGAGGAAAAACAGGTATAGACCATGGGTTCTATAAAAATATTGTAGGTACATTTAGCCTTCCTGAAAAAATATTTGCTTATCCTAAATTCTTACAAACTCTAGAGTTCACTCAGCTGAGAAGTGGTTTTGCCGAAATGTTAAAACACGGCCTTATTGCGTCGGAAAGCCATTGGAATAATTTAAAAAACATTGAGCTTACTCCAGAAAATTTAGAAGCCTTTGTGGTGGACTCCATGAATGTTAAACAACAAGTAGTGGAAGCAGATTTTAAAGAAAAAAATCTTCGGAAAACCCTCAATTTCGGACACACAATAGGACATGCTATCGAGAGCCTTTTCCTACAAGCAGAGCATACCATTCCTCATGGTGAAGCTGTGACTGCAGGGATGGTAATGGAAGCTCATCTTTCCTTTAGCAGTCAGCTAATCAGTAAAGAAATTTTAGATGAAATCACCAATACTATATTTAAAGTTTACCCGCAGCTCCCAATTGAAGAATTTGACAAAAATGATATCTTCAATCTCATGTTAAATGATAAAAAAAATATAGGAGGAAAAATAAAATTCTCTATTATTGACGCTATTGGTCATTGCCTTTATGATTATGAAGTAAGCAGAGCTCAGATAGATGAAGCAATTGATTACTATGTTGCCATAGAACAATAA
- a CDS encoding alpha/beta hydrolase has product MKLYYFFIWILLCNINCTKAPPQNDPIPTHESFKIQSAQVNEERTINIWLPPNYKPSDSFPVMYMADGGIKEDFPHIANTLAQLTKEKKIKPLILVGIENTQRRRDLTGFTTVATDKEVAPIVGGSEKFRDFIKLELIPEIDKRYSTTGERSIIGESLSGLFVMETFFLTPDLFDYYIAFDPSLWWNNHYLVTKAKDYLNKFPNKRKQLWFAGSNASDISPYTQELSRILNHEKLPLLRWHYSDEPTEKHSTIFRATKEKAFIWAFSNSESK; this is encoded by the coding sequence ATGAAACTCTACTACTTCTTCATCTGGATATTGCTCTGCAATATCAATTGTACAAAGGCACCTCCCCAAAACGACCCCATCCCTACACATGAAAGTTTTAAGATACAATCGGCACAAGTAAATGAGGAAAGGACGATTAACATTTGGCTACCGCCTAATTATAAACCCTCCGACTCTTTCCCTGTAATGTATATGGCGGATGGTGGCATTAAAGAGGACTTTCCACATATTGCCAATACACTAGCCCAACTTACCAAAGAGAAAAAAATAAAACCTTTAATCCTTGTTGGAATTGAAAACACCCAGCGAAGAAGAGATTTAACCGGATTTACCACTGTTGCCACAGATAAAGAAGTAGCACCAATTGTAGGAGGTTCGGAAAAATTCAGGGACTTTATAAAGCTAGAACTCATCCCCGAAATCGACAAACGCTACTCCACCACTGGTGAGAGAAGTATTATCGGCGAATCTCTATCAGGCTTATTTGTTATGGAAACTTTCTTTTTAACTCCAGATTTATTCGATTATTACATTGCCTTCGACCCTTCTTTATGGTGGAATAATCATTATTTGGTTACAAAAGCCAAAGATTATCTCAATAAATTCCCCAATAAGCGTAAGCAACTTTGGTTTGCAGGCTCCAACGCCTCTGATATTTCGCCATATACTCAAGAGCTATCCCGTATTTTAAATCACGAAAAGCTCCCTCTCCTCAGATGGCATTATTCTGATGAACCTACGGAAAAACATTCCACAATATTTAGAGCGACAAAAGAAAAAGCATTTATTTGGGCTTTTAGCAATTCCGAATCAAAATAA
- a CDS encoding DUF3098 domain-containing protein, whose protein sequence is MSENIKNTNLTEEENHGFYFGKQNYKWMLIGIAFIIIGYLLMLGPDANTRPDGQYDPNYWNEGINSIRRIRIAPLLIIAGFVIEIYAILMRKKK, encoded by the coding sequence ATGTCTGAAAATATTAAAAATACCAATCTTACCGAAGAAGAAAACCATGGGTTTTATTTCGGGAAACAAAATTATAAGTGGATGTTGATAGGGATAGCCTTTATTATTATAGGTTACTTATTGATGTTAGGTCCAGATGCAAATACAAGACCCGATGGGCAATATGATCCTAATTATTGGAATGAAGGGATTAACTCTATCCGTAGGATTAGGATAGCCCCTTTACTTATTATTGCGGGGTTTGTAATCGAAATTTATGCGATTTTAATGAGAAAAAAGAAATAA
- a CDS encoding proline dehydrogenase family protein → MSIFENTEIAFADRSTQQLNKAYWMFKSIENPALTNVGISILNFTIKNNFPFVKGIVKSTLFEQFCGGETREESIAVVNKMWKSHVGSIFDYAIEGKADEKTFDEVYHEILDIIKFSKGKEAIPFVVFKPTAFGRIEIFEKVGKKEQLSADETAEWQRVVDRFDGVCKLCHEYKIKLMIDAEDYCMQDAADDLADEMMEKYNKDFPIVWNTMQMYRTGRIEYMEAHLKRAREKGYVIGYKIVRGAYMEKERERAAQMGYPSPIQPTKQASDDNYNAAVEFVMQHPDIISAFFGSHNETSMELIMNKMKAAGLPNNTPHVFFGQLYGMSDNITYYLAKQGYNVAKYLPYGPVKDVVPYLTRRAQENTSVAGQTGRELALIARELKRRKK, encoded by the coding sequence ATGAGTATCTTTGAAAATACTGAAATTGCTTTTGCAGACAGATCTACACAGCAATTAAATAAAGCTTATTGGATGTTTAAATCAATTGAAAATCCGGCGCTTACTAATGTAGGGATTTCTATTTTAAACTTTACCATTAAAAATAACTTTCCTTTTGTGAAAGGAATTGTGAAAAGTACCCTTTTCGAGCAATTTTGTGGTGGCGAAACCAGAGAAGAAAGTATAGCTGTAGTGAATAAAATGTGGAAAAGCCACGTGGGAAGCATATTTGATTACGCTATCGAAGGAAAAGCAGATGAGAAAACTTTTGATGAAGTATATCATGAAATTTTAGATATTATCAAATTCTCAAAAGGGAAAGAAGCGATTCCTTTTGTGGTTTTCAAACCTACTGCTTTTGGTAGAATTGAGATTTTTGAAAAAGTTGGTAAAAAAGAACAACTTTCTGCAGATGAAACTGCTGAATGGCAAAGAGTAGTCGATAGATTCGATGGGGTTTGTAAACTTTGTCATGAGTACAAAATAAAACTAATGATTGATGCTGAAGATTATTGTATGCAAGATGCAGCAGATGATTTGGCAGATGAGATGATGGAGAAATACAACAAAGATTTCCCTATTGTTTGGAATACTATGCAGATGTACAGAACAGGTAGAATCGAGTATATGGAGGCTCACCTAAAACGTGCAAGAGAAAAAGGCTATGTAATTGGATATAAAATTGTACGAGGTGCTTACATGGAAAAAGAAAGAGAAAGAGCTGCCCAAATGGGATATCCTTCTCCTATCCAACCTACTAAGCAAGCGTCTGATGATAACTACAATGCTGCTGTTGAGTTTGTTATGCAACATCCTGATATCATTTCAGCTTTCTTTGGCTCTCATAACGAAACAAGTATGGAGTTGATTATGAATAAAATGAAGGCTGCAGGTTTACCAAATAACACTCCACACGTATTCTTTGGTCAATTATACGGTATGTCCGATAATATCACTTACTACCTAGCAAAACAAGGATACAATGTTGCAAAATACCTTCCTTATGGTCCTGTGAAAGATGTTGTACCTTACCTTACCCGTCGTGCACAAGAAAATACTTCAGTAGCAGGGCAAACAGGTAGAGAGTTAGCACTTATTGCTAGAGAATTAAAAAGAAGAAAAAAATAA